The sequence below is a genomic window from Schistocerca gregaria isolate iqSchGreg1 chromosome 5, iqSchGreg1.2, whole genome shotgun sequence.
TCAATGACAGGTGCTGCATTGTAAAGAGAGCACTCCTGTTGCCACGACGAGTAGAAGAGCTCACATGTTACGTGACAGAGTAGGAGATGAACAGGAAACTGATTTCAGTGCATTTGTGGTACTCAGTGCAAAGGACATGCTGTAAGGTTATGTAAATTGTAACTTTACAATGGTAGCTGCACAATAAGGCTTCGTCCATGAGGCAAATGAAGTGTAGTTCTGCATACCAGTAATAAAAGTGCCATAATCAAAATAAACAATACGGTCACTATGATTCCGTGTCCCCTAGACCTGTGTCttaaaaacaatgaattttttggCAGTGAAGTCTAAACATGCCATTTCATATAGTTAATACTGCAGTGAAACAAATGGAGAAAACATAATGTGGTGTGCATTTTGTGAGAAGTCAGTTTGCAAAGGGGTGGTGGCTTAAAAGACGAATAATCTTATCTCCGCAAAATTTCACAATGCACAGTTAAATTCAAATTAGATGCACCTCCAGCATCTCATACTATGAGGCATTAGCTTCCATAAATAACAAGATTCCAACAAAGTGTGTCGACTCACTGTCCTAACAAGAAACACCAAAGGAGTACACTCTTTCCTGTAACAGTAAAAGTTTCTTGAACCACCACAGCTACAATAAAAAATCAGTGAATACGTACATTAACCCTTGTTTGAtaacgaatacatttcataataatgtggaacatgtcactttaacttaaagttttctttttcttcatatctaagaatacatctattgagtagaaggagttgtcagtcagaaattcttttaatttggttttaaatgttggttggcaacTCTCAGACTTTTAATAATATTTGGCAAATGGCcatagatttttgtggcagcataattcactcctttctgtgccaatgtgaaatttaatccagaatagtgaagatcatcctttcttctcatGTTGTagttatgcacttcgctgttatttttgaactgggatggattattaatgacaaatttcataagagaacaTACATatagtgaaggtactgtgaatatcccgagttccttaaataaatgtctacaaggtgatcttgggtggtctctagctattattctgattaaacacttttgagcaatgaatactttctctcttaatgacaagttgcctcaaaatatgatgccatatgaaagcagcaaatgaaaataggcatagtaggctaatttactgatatgtttatcaccaaaatttgcaataaccctaatatcaTAACTAGCTGagctaaccatttcagcagatattcgatgtgtttcttccgattcaatttctcatcaatgcacacacccagaaattttgagtattttgccttagcaacagacttctgttcacagtctatgtttatcaatggtgttatgtcatttactgtacagaattgtataaactgtgatttcttaaaatttagtgagaatcaatttgcagagaaccacttaataattttctgaaagtcattacttacaatttcctcagccgattcttgcttgttgggtgtgattactgtacttgtatcatcaacaaaaataactaactttgcatattcatgaatatagagtggcaagtcgttaatatatattaagaacaataagggacccaagactgaaccctgtggggcaccattcttgatacctccccagttagaggtctctgctgatttttgcagactatctgtactgttaatttcaaccttctgcaatcTTCCCGTTAAGTATGAATCAAACCATCTGTGCACTGtctcactcataccacaatacttaagcttatctagaagaatttcataattcacaaaatcaaaagcctttgagagaccgCAAAATATCCCAGAGGGTGATGTTTGGCTatgcaatgcatttaatatttgatcagtgaaagcatatatagcattttctgttgaaaagcccttCTGAAAACCaatttgacattttgttagtaagtacttcatttttacaaatatgtgatgctattcttgaataaattacattttctagaattttggataaagttatcagaagtgagattgggtggtagttgttaacatcagacctatccccttttttatgtaatggtttaacaacagcatatttcagtctatctggaaaaatgccctgttttagtgagctactacatatgtggctggtaatcctacttatttgttgggaacaagcttttattactctgttggaaatgccatcaattccatgtgagcttttacttttgagtgacttTATTGCTTTCTTAATTTCAGTAGGAAAGGTGGGTTgactttcaattttatcaaattgcttagatactgcctcttccatataatgCCCTGCATTTTCCAATGAATAGCTGGTTCCCATTTtccctacaacacttaaaaaatgatgattaaaaatgttttctacttctgacttttcatagtgtttgatagaaatacagtcttcctgtgctctcagatgccttgtttcccttttaacaatattccaaattgttttaattttatcagatgtgctaatctcagacataatgcacacactcctggactttttaataacttttctacaAATCTTCCTCACCTTTACTTAGTGTGATAAATACTACACGCCAGTCTGAAAATAGTTGTAGTGGAACTGACATACAGTGAAATAAATCTACTTCCACAGTCACTCCTCTAAACAAATGAACTTCTAACTATAGCAAACTTTCTGCTTGCACCAGTGCTTTTAGATCTGCCAGGAAACAACATATGCTTTAGTAATAAATCAACTTCAGTTACAGAACACAAATTCCTACAGAAAATGGTTTGTTAAATACCATTAATGAAACCTCAACAAGTGACTGTCTGCAACAGAGAGAATGGAAAATGTCAAAGAACATAAAATAATATACATCTACTTCGACATTtagactctgcaagccacccaacggtgtgttgcggggggcactttacgtgccactgtcattacctccctttcctgttccagtcgcgtatggttcgtgggaagaatgaccGACAGAAAACCTCTGTGTgcactagaatctctctaattttacattcatgatctcctcgggaggtataagtaggtaggTAGTAGTagtaggtagggggaagcaatatatataCTGCAAATGTTTTGGAAAACAGAATGTATTCACAATTATTCTTCATTACCTAACAACTAAATCTTCACATGCTTTCTACAACAGAAGTTTTTAAAACAAGAAACGATTATCTTCTACATTGCTGAGTGAATGTAAAAAGGGCTAAAACTGCAGTCAGTCacttataaaatatttgtttgcaacTGTCAGGTGGATTTTTTTACCAATAGTGCCCCAGTACATAAAGAAATTAGTTTTTCGACACAATGTGCCTTTAAACTAACATGCAAGGCAATGCGTCAAATATTTCCTGATTTCTTGTCTTAGACACAGTACCGAGCATCATGCTACAAAAGTAAGTACCATATACAATTTTTGTACTCCCCACCTGGAGATGAGCCTGgtgctggtggttagtgtttaatgtcccgtcgacaacgagatcattagagacggagcgcaagctagggttagggaaggattgggaaggaaatcggctgccctttcaaaggaaccatcccggcatttgcctgaagcgatttagggaaatcacggaaaacctaaatcaggatggccggagatgggattgaaccgtcatcctcccgaatgcgagtccagtgtgctaaccactgcggtacCTCGCTCGGTGGAGATGAGCCTGACAAGGCTGCATACCCCTAGTAATGTACAGATGAAATGAAGTCCGCCACCTGCGTTATATCATGTATGGGACAATGTGGTCCTTTCTTTATCCTTACAAGCTGCTACATCCAAAtatttatatgagttgactgattccagttcacACATTGGTACTATAGTCATAGGTTACTTCTTTTAATTTTGCaaaatgcataattttacatttctgaacatttaaagcaagttggcaaCCATtataccactttgaaatattaacaAGATCTGACTGAATCTTTCTACATCTATACTATGTGAATCTTTCTACATCTATACTACGCGAACTCCTGTGaactgcatggcagaggatatgtcccattgcaccagttattaggattcCTTCCAATCACATACACATATGGAGCACAAGAATGCTTTTGTGTGTGCCATAATTATTCTCATCTTATCCTACCAATCCCTAAGCCTACCCATgtggttgtagtacattcctagagtcatttGAAGCTGCTTCTTGAAATTTTGCTAGCACACTTTCTAGGGAATTTGTGCAGATTCTTTCAACCTGTACCAGTACTTCATTACACTTAGCTGCACCATCTGCCAAAAGTTTGGATGGAAACTGCTTTGACTTTACTGGCTGCCTCTGACATAGAAGCAACACCTACCAGTCATTCAGATGCAAACCCTGCCACATATGTTTTGCCTATTTATAACTATGGGTAAATGGTCCCTCTGCCCTGAGCGATTTTTTTTCCAAGTTTTGTGTTAATACAGTCCACAGAGCACTTCATCATGGCTCATCATGTTGCTCAAAGTGTGACACGGTAATGTTACTGACACACAAAGTATTCTCAGCAATGCACTTCATGTTGTCAGCAATTTTAAATTAAGGTTATGGATCAAACTGTTGCTTGTACTCTCGACTATTTTTACATGATAATATTCCCCAAGATCTTTCCCCAAAGAGTCTGAATCACAGGTGACGTCATCTTAACCTGCTCTTTGCTTAAAAATACTTCTTGCCTGGTAATAATTCACAAGAAGTTTTGTGCCAGTTGACATTTCACTGAAATGGCCACTACCAAGCAATAAGACCTTAAAAGTTTCCCCTCTTAACTTATCTTGTGCAGTAAGGCTCAAatggtccaatatccttgacataaattttatgtagaatcttagaacatattctcagttgaaaCGTAATGAGACAACTTGAACAGACTGGCCTCCTCATTGCAAACTAGCACGAATTTCAAAAACGTGGATATGTTAAACCCCAcattcacttttctcacatggcatactgaaagctttggatcaaggctacCAGGTAGatactgtatttcttgatttctgaaaagcatttgactcagtaccatacctatGCTTATTGACAAAATACGATTACATGGGGGTATGAAGTGAAATTTATAACTGGATTGAGGTCTTTTTTGCAGGGAGGATGCAGAATGTTATCTCGCATGGAGTCATCACCAGATGCAGGAATAACTCCGGGTGTGCCCCAGAAAATGTGTTGggtctcttgctgttcatgttgtatattaatgaccttgcagacaatattaatagtaaaatcagggttTTTCCAGGTGCAACAGTTCTCTAACAAAGTATGATCTGAaataaactgcataaatattcagtcagatcttgataagatttcaaagtggtgcagagattggcaacttgctttaaatgttcagaaatgtaaaactgtacacttcacaaatgttcagaaatgtaaaactgtgaacttcacaaaaaaaaagagtcctgtgactataatattaatgagtcactgttggaatcagctaactcttacaaatacctgggtataacactttgtagagatatgaaatggaatgatcacataggttcagtcatgggtagagCAGGTGATACGACTTctatttattggtaaaatactggggaagCACAATCAATCTACAAATGAGgttgcttaaaaatcacttgtgcaaccctttctagaatattgctctagtgtgtgggacccttaccaaatagaactaacaggggatattgaatgtacacagagaagggcatcatgaatggtcacaggtttgtttaatccatggtagAGAGTCACAGCAatagtgaaggaactgaactggaagacactTGAAAATAGACATAAACTATACCAAGAAAGTCTATccatagaggcattcaaacaataattcttcccacactccataaatgaatggaccaggaagaaaccctaacaatggGTACAATGTAGTGTACCctatgccatgcacctcatggtggtttgcagactaAAGATATACATGCAGATTGCTTCTATTATGCTAGAGGTGACTGGCTGTGAAAACCAAAAGAAGCTGTACTGTATGTAACAGTCTGTAATCACTTTCAAATTGCAAGTGAAGATACAGATTAAAAATTGATGCAAAGCTAGAAAGAAACAAACTCATCAAGTAGAAGTCATGAACATGCACTGTGATAATTTGATTAAGAGTAGGGAGGTACACCAAGTGAAATTACGCAACAAGTTCAGCAAGttagaaaattaaaattatacatCATAGATGAAAGGAGTGCTAATTTAAGAAAAGTATTTATGAGCAGCCAAAAGAAAAGCACAAAATAAACAGATATAAGAAGTATGAAGGGAAAAGTAAAGAATGACTCAAGGCAGATATTAAAGAGACTAGGAGAGTTTCAAGTGAACAATACTAGAACATTATGCTGATTCAACCAAAACTATTCACAATTGTTCTCAGCAGAGTGGGAGAAGAGACAATTATTCTTCAGCTGGGTCAGGTTCCAGAGACTGAGGACACTCAAAACCAAAACTCCCAGCAGATAATAAAGTTAACTGGGCCAGTCACCAAAATACCATTCATTATTAGTAAGTTCATTGCAAAATCACCactatttctattattttaagGTGGTTATTGAACTTGATAGTAATTTTTCAAGAGCTGTCAAAAGACAGTTCTATGAACATTACATTATAGCACACACGAGGAGCCAATTTTAGTGCATTAATATCCTTGATAAATTAATGACCATACCATACACTGTTATTCAAAAATACCTCTGagatttcagaagacgactgtAAGAACACAAGACGTACTGCAAACTTACACATAACAGTGGATAGCGTGTGTATCCAAGTTTTAACTCATATTACAGATGCTCAATAAAAGGACAATTTGCCATGCAGCAAACATTAATAAGTGGCTGAAATTCATTGGATCGCTAACACGAATTGCCCAGAAAAGCAAAACAGCAGCCCATTTGAAAATCTGTTCATTGTGTTGCCAATTTGTAAGCATTAACTAATTCTAGATGACAATATGAAGTGGATTATTTGGTTACATATTCCGACACATCTAGCCACTACTGCAACTGTGCCATGGGATGTGTCAAATTTAAACTTGGGGAGATGCTGTATCCACTGATATGcatgtcatttttctgtatgtcttgtacttTTATGCAGCCATCTTCTGAAGTTCTGGAGGCACAGAAGACACACTAGCACCCACTGTAGGGTCACAACACATGCCATATTTACAACACTTGCTAAAGTTCTCAAAGGAACTGCATGTATTTCATTGCAATAAACAGTGACCACAAAGTAACAGATGGCTACTCATTTgtaacaatactttatttattacacaatcatacacaagtacataataaatgcattttttaatttacaaaataaaagttatcgtttccgttCAAATTTCCATTCGTAGACAGGTGCAGAATCTTGTGACCCAGGTTTGATTTTCTTTGGACGTTCCTCCTTTTTGTTTTGAAGATGACGTTCAATTTCGAGCTTCTGTTGTACAACTGCGAGTTCCTTCTCACGCTGAATTCTCTTGCTCAATTCTTTGTATGCCTGAGTCCGCTGAAGAACAGCTTTCTCCAAAATATTTTCATCTACTTCTGGCAACAATGTATTCttcaaaactgacagtctaggtcGGTTTGTTCGCCGACCGAGCAAGGAGGGATGTGTGTCTAACCTAGCGGCAACATCAAATTTTTTGGCCTCTTCTTCTGTATCGACAAAGAATATGTGTGTATTTTCCGTTTGATCTGCTACATCGATCAAGTGAAGTTgtgactgaagtttatctatcttcTTTGACTCCATTGTTCGTTTTGTGGTAACGTACCTTAAATCCTGAGTTTGCATCAATTTGATCTGCTCTGGTGTATGTTCATCTGGTTTATCAACTTCGTGAtgctcaccatccataacacgagaATTGATCATATGAAAATAAAACTCATCTGGATTTCTATCTAGAgcacgttttttcaatattttgagTGTCTTTTTCTTTTTCCCATAATTTTTTGCTCTCTCTTTATAATCTTTCTTTTTCTCTAGGATTCCCAGGTGTGCCCTGCTTTCTAGTTGAGATCTTTCTCGGTGTGTTTTCTGGTTTGCCTTTGAAGTCTTCTTCCATGAGGACATCGCGAAAAATTAACCTAGGAGAGGAAAATATACAAATTTAAGTTTAGTACTGCATACACAGTTACACATACACACTTTGCAGAAATAGTATGGATGGTTTCGAATTAAAAACAAAGAAGTGGCAGACTGACAGTAACTCAAGACATAAGTTGGTCATCAACCAAATTTTCAGCAATACATTAGAACTTCAAATTGAGTTAGAGCTCTATATGCAATCCACGGCAGAACAACTAACTCTTACTGGGACTAAACAGTATGTAATTAAAAGTAACAGTAATTGCTTGTAACTGATTATCAAGACAGATGACCATGATCATCTTGGAAAAAACCATCACAGTATATGAAATAACCACTTCTTCTTTCAGGTATGTGTCACTTCAAAGAATATGCATAGATGTCACTTTCTCAATTTACCACCAAAGTGCTGCCTAAATTAACTGGTGAAACAAGTTGGTGTAAACAATGCTGCATAGATGAGGGATAAGGAAACAGGGTCCAAATGCATATCAAAGATCAATTCAAAAGCTGACAACAGTGAAGGAAGGGCATCCAGTCATTGTCTACCTCTAACATTTCCAAATACAATAATTAACACACAGATCCTGTGAAGATAAAAGATAAGGGCCAAGAAAATAAAGATGATGATTGATAGGTCAGTGGTAACTTTTTGAGTCCAAGGATATACTGAGAAATTTGTCACTAACTTATTTGTGATGcatgcaataaaaataaaatatttgtgatgCATGCAATAAAAATAGAATTGTTTTGTTTATGAGAAGTTTCAAGGTGTTACAGAGAAAATAATGCTTAATTAAAAGTATTTAATGTCAAAGAATAGATGGATATAAATGTTTGCCCTGACTAACCACCTTGCACATCTGGTTGCCtgggattctcgctcaatttgaaTTCTTGCAGTAGCACTGCTGAATCCTTTTACAAAAACAACTCATGTCATCAATAAGGTCTTATGTGAGATTAGTAAAGAAAGAGCAGCAGAATTCTGGGTGTGTAGAGAGGTCTACTGAGGGACATGAACCAAAGATACCTTAAGTACTATCCCCTACTGTTGACACTGTCTCCTCTACAAGGAGAACAAGAACGAGATCTACCACCATTTGTTCATTTGATTGAACGACATGTCAGCTGTAGGTCTAGGGACCTCGTATATGGGAGGCAGGGACCAGCAAGAACTCAAGAGTGTAAACCATATCTATAACCAACAAGTTCAAGTTGCTACCTCTCAATGAAACTGAGCCAGTTACACTCACACAGTCTGTTGGGAAGGTTGCAATGGTTAAGTCAGGGAAGCAGATGCAATCTGTTAATCATTATCAGTTAGAACATACAGTGAATAATTGTACTCTTGAGGGAAAAGGCAGCAAGGAATGGGAAGGATCACCTTGTGTGCTAAGTGTGTGCCATTCATCATGTTGAAGTTGTTGTGGCAGGTACTGAGAGAACAGGATGCAACCAAGTGAAGACTGTTGCAGATGTTGCAATCAACAATGCCTTTTATCTGGCCTTGGAGGTCATACCTGCATCACTGCAACAAGTGGCACAGAAGGTTTAGACGACAAGCCCAGCTTACAGTATTCCAACAAAGTAGCATTGCCCTTATAACTAATTGTGCCCTCTGGTTTAGAGTCAAGTGGCACACTTGAACCACAGCCTTTGAACGTTCCATGACAAACTAGGTTGAGACTTCATAGACTTACGCCACAGCTTTGAAAACTGTAGAGTCCCTCTAAATGTGTACTACACActggaggctgctactcaggtagctcacAGTATGTGCAGATGCACACGAGGGTTAGTCAGATTAGATGACTCTCCATCAAACAGAGATAGTGATAGTTGCAAGAGATGCCAAAGTATCAGTAATTCACAAAAAGTGCCAGAGTTAGAAATACTCCAACAACACACTAAAGCTAAAAAAAACAACTAGAAACAGAAAGCAGGCAATAACCTGAAATTCATAGTGCAATGATGTTTTTAGGGCAAATCCATGTGTGTGTTGATAGAATAGGCTAATGGAAACTGGAGTTGCATTTTTCGCAACAGACAAGAAACTCAGCTGCCCGGACATGGAAACTGATGTTGCATGCCATATTGTTAGGACAAGTTGGAAGGGATCAATTGGCAAAAACATAAAATTGTATCCTTCTATAGATGCCCTAACTCACTCCCAGATATAACAAAAAATCCAACCACGATTATTACCAAAAACACTGATCATGTACAAACCAATTTGCACTTTGCATACCCTTTGCcgtgcacttcatggtggtttgcagagtacaaatgtagatgtaaatgcagaaggTGTGGTGGTAAGGAAGAGACAAAAGAAGAATTGGTACCACAATCATAGTAGTCAAAGAACTGGTGAACAAGAACTTAACGTGGAAAACGTGTGACAGAATATTTAACTTAAGATTATGATGGAAAGAAATATTCTTGATGTAGTCCAGGTTTATGTTCCTCAAAACAGATTATAAGAAAAAGATTTTTGATAAACTGGAGGATGCTGTAACATTTAACAAGACTTAGATGTTAGAGATTGGAATGATAAAAGAGGATATGAAGCAGTCATATGAAGACACTGAGATGATCACAAGAGAGACGAAGGGGAGGTATTACTAGACACAtgtttgagaaataaatgaataattggtAATGGATGGTATA
It includes:
- the LOC126272384 gene encoding probable U3 small nucleolar RNA-associated protein 11, whose protein sequence is MSSWKKTSKANQKTHRERSQLESRAHLGILEKKKDYKERAKNYGKKKKTLKILKKRALDRNPDEFYFHMINSRVMDGEHHEVDKPDEHTPEQIKLMQTQDLRYVTTKRTMESKKIDKLQSQLHLIDVADQTENTHIFFVDTEEEAKKFDVAARLDTHPSLLGRRTNRPRLSVLKNTLLPEVDENILEKAVLQRTQAYKELSKRIQREKELAVVQQKLEIERHLQNKKEERPKKIKPGSQDSAPVYEWKFERKR